In the Brassica napus cultivar Da-Ae chromosome A7, Da-Ae, whole genome shotgun sequence genome, one interval contains:
- the LOC106356881 gene encoding histidine-rich glycoprotein-like, with protein sequence METLFLVAVLLLALSSSSFTRGQRIIQIPPPRPLCASQYALANYACSRLPMNTVPLPSPISPPPPPIFPPPPHHDHDHDDDHDHDHDDDDDDHDHDDDDHDHDDHDHDHDHDDHDHDHDDHDHNDHDHNRDHDHDHDHDHDDDDHHDNNHNHRRHRRRHHHHHHHHHSHRHTEETYAQQECCKWLKQMDNECVCDLLVRLPPLLAKPAHNYTVFVDESCIVTYTCGGRLMS encoded by the coding sequence ATGGAAACTCTTTTTCTTGTAGCTGTTCTCCTTCTGGctctctcctcttcctctttcACACGAGGGCAAAGAATCATACAGATTCCACCACCACGTCCGTTATGCGCCTCTCAATACGCCCTGGCTAACTACGCCTGCTCACGTCTCCCAATGAACACTGTCCCACTTCCTTCCCCCATttcccctcctcctcctcccatctttcctcctcctcctcaccaTGATCATGACCACGACGAtgaccacgaccacgaccatgacgatgatgatgatgatcacgACCACGATGACGATGACCACGACCATGATGACCATGACCACGATCACGACCATGATGACCATGACCACGATCACGATGACCATGATCACAATGACCATGACCACAACCGTGATCATGATCACGATCATGATCACGATCACGATGATGACGACCACCACGACAACAACCATAACCACCGTCGCCACCGCCgtcgccaccaccaccaccatcatcatcatcacagtCACAGACACACAGAAGAGACGTATGCTCAACAAGAGTGCTGCAAGTGGCTTAAGCAAATGGACAACGAGTGCGTGTGCGACCTTCTGGTTAGGCTTCCGCCATTGCTAGCAAAACCTGCGCATAACTATACAGTGTTTGTGGATGAGTCGTGCATCGTCACTTACACCTGTGGAGGCAGACTTATGAGCTGA
- the LOC106353332 gene encoding 2-methyl-6-phytyl-1,4-hydroquinone methyltransferase, chloroplastic yields the protein MASLMLNGAITFPKGLGFPASNLHARPSPPLSLVSNTATRRLSVATRCSSSSSVSASRPSAQPRFIQHKKEAYWFYRFLSIVYDHIINPGHWTEDMRDDALEPADLSHPDMRVVDVGGGTGFTTLGIVKTVKAKNVTILDQSPHQLAKAKQKEPLKECKIVEGDAEDLPFPTDYADRYVSAGSIEYWPDPQRGIREAYRVLKIGGKACLIGPVHPTFWLSRFFADVWMLFPKEEEYIEWFKNAGFKDVQLKRIGPKWYRGVRRHGLIMGCSVTGVKPASGDSPLQLGPKEEDVEKPVNNPFSFLGRFLLGTLAAAWFVLIPIYMWIKDQIVPKDQPI from the exons ATGGCTTCTCTCATGCTCAACGGGGCCATCACCTTCCCCAAGGGATTAGGCTTCCCCGCTTCCAATCTACACGCCAGACCAAGTCCTCCGCTGAGTCTCGTCTCAAACACAGCCACGCGGAGACTCTCCGTGGCGACAAgatgcagcagcagcagcagcgtGTCGGCGTCAAGGCCATCTGCGCAGCCTAGGTTCATCCAGCACAAGAAAGAGGCCTACTGGTTCTACAGGTTCCTGTCCATCGTGTACGACCACATCATCAATCCCGGCCACTGGACGGAGGATATGAGGGACGACGCTCTCGAGCCTGCGGATCTGAGCCATCCGGACATGCGAGTTGTCGACGTCGGAGGCGGAACGGGTTTCACCACGCTGGGAATCGTCAAGACGGTGAAGGCTAAGAACGTGACGATTCTGGACCAGTCGCCGCATCAGCTGGCAAAGGCGAAGCAGAAGGAGCCGTTGAAGGAGTGCAAGATCGTTGAAGGAGATGCGGAGGATCTCCCTTTTCCTACTGATTATGCTGACAGATACGTCTCTGCTGGAag CATTGAGTACTGGCCCGACCCGCAGAGGGGGATAAGGGAAGCGTACAGAGTTCTCAAGATCGGTGGGAAAGCATGTCTCATTGGCCCTGTCCACCCGACGTTTTGGCTTTCTCGTTTCTTTGCAGATGTGTGGATGCTTTTCCCCAAGGAGGAGGAGTACATTGAGTGGTTCAAGAATGCTGGTTTCAAGGACGTTCAGCTTAAGAGGATTGGCCCCAAGTGGTACCGTGGTGTTCGCAGGCACGGACTTATCATGGGATGCTCTGTTACTGGTGTCAAACCTGCCTCTGGAGACTCTCCTCTCCAG CTTGGACCAAAGGAAGAGGACGTGGAGAAGCCTGTAAACAATCCTTTCTCCTTCTTGGGACGCTTCCTCTTGGGAACCTTAGCGGCTGCCTGGTTTGTGTTAATCCCAATCTACATGTGGATCAAGGATCAGATCGTTCCCAAAGACCAACCCATCTGA